One genomic segment of Salarias fasciatus chromosome 8, fSalaFa1.1, whole genome shotgun sequence includes these proteins:
- the qki2 gene encoding protein quaking-B isoform X2 codes for MVGETEVKERPKSNPDYLMQLMNDRKVMSSLPNFSGIFTHLERLLDEEIGRVRKDMYNDTLNGGMFNGRDLEELPEAIGPVAQLQEKLYVPVKEYPDFNFVGRILGPRGLTAKQLEAETGCKIMVRGKGSMRDKKKEEMNRGKPNWEHLSEDLHVLITVEDTHNRAKIKLQRAINEVKKLLVPAAEGEDNLKKMQLMELAILNGTYRDANVKTPTAAFPLATPQAPRIITGPTPVLPPTLRNPAPVTTPTIMPLIRQIQSSALVPGANPHPALVQQGPESGIIYTPYEYPYTLTPSILEYPIDSTGVLVPSSCVFAGAMTTKVRRHDKRIHPYQRVVTTDRAATATNP; via the exons ATGGTTGGGGAGACAGAGGTGAAGGAGAGACCCAAGTCCAACCCGGACTACCTGATGCAGCTGATGAACGACCGGAAGGTGATGAGCTCGCTGCCCAACTTCAGCGGCATCTTCACGCATCTGGAGCGGCTGCTGGATGAAG AAATCGGCCGGGTGCGGAAGGACATGTACAACGACACGCTGAACGGCGGCATGTTCAACGGGAgggacctggaggagctgccggAAGCCATCGGCCCCGtggctcagctgcaggagaagctctACGTGCCCGTCAAAGAGTACCCCGAC ttTAACTTTGTCGGGAGGATCCTGGGCCCTCGGGGACTGACCGCCAAACAACTGGAAGCAGAGACCGGATGTAAAATCATGGTTCGAGGAAAAGGCTCCATGAGAGACAAGAAGAAG GAGGAGATGAACCGAGGGAAGCCCAACTGGGAGCACCTGAGCGAGGACCTCCACGTCCTGATCACGGTGGAGGACACACACAACCGAGCCAAGATCAAGCTCCAGCGAGCCATCAACGAGGTCAAGAAACTCCTCGTCCCCGCT GCCGAGGGCGAAGACAACCTGAAGAAGATGCAGCTGATGGAGCTGGCCATCCTCAACGGGACGTACAGAGACGCCAATGTCAAGACGC CCACCGCCGCCTTCCCGCTCGCGACCCCCCAGGCGCCCCGGATCATCACGGGCCCGACGCCCGTCCTGCCGCCCACCCTGCGCAACCCCGCCCCCGTCACCACGCCCACCATCATGCCGCTGATCCGTCAGATCCAGAGCTCCGCCCTCGTGCCGGGAGCCAATCCGCACCCGGCGCTGGTGCAGCAGGGGCCCGAGTCCGGGATCATCTACACGCCCTACGAGTACCCGTACACGCTCACGCCCTCCATATTGGAATACCCCATCGACTCAACCGGAGTATTAG TCCCTTCTTCCTGTGTTTTCGCAG GTGCCATGACCACTAAGGTACGACGCCACGACAAGAGAATCCATCCTTACCAAAGGGTAgtgaccacagacagag CTGCCACGGCAACTAACCCatga
- the qki2 gene encoding protein quaking-B isoform X4, producing MVGETEVKERPKSNPDYLMQLMNDRKVMSSLPNFSGIFTHLERLLDEEIGRVRKDMYNDTLNGGMFNGRDLEELPEAIGPVAQLQEKLYVPVKEYPDFNFVGRILGPRGLTAKQLEAETGCKIMVRGKGSMRDKKKEEMNRGKPNWEHLSEDLHVLITVEDTHNRAKIKLQRAINEVKKLLVPAAEGEDNLKKMQLMELAILNGTYRDANVKTPTAAFPLATPQAPRIITGPTPVLPPTLRNPAPVTTPTIMPLIRQIQSSALVPGANPHPALVQQGPESGIIYTPYEYPYTLTPSILEYPIDSTGVLGAMTTKVRRHDKRIHPYQRVVTTDRAATATNP from the exons ATGGTTGGGGAGACAGAGGTGAAGGAGAGACCCAAGTCCAACCCGGACTACCTGATGCAGCTGATGAACGACCGGAAGGTGATGAGCTCGCTGCCCAACTTCAGCGGCATCTTCACGCATCTGGAGCGGCTGCTGGATGAAG AAATCGGCCGGGTGCGGAAGGACATGTACAACGACACGCTGAACGGCGGCATGTTCAACGGGAgggacctggaggagctgccggAAGCCATCGGCCCCGtggctcagctgcaggagaagctctACGTGCCCGTCAAAGAGTACCCCGAC ttTAACTTTGTCGGGAGGATCCTGGGCCCTCGGGGACTGACCGCCAAACAACTGGAAGCAGAGACCGGATGTAAAATCATGGTTCGAGGAAAAGGCTCCATGAGAGACAAGAAGAAG GAGGAGATGAACCGAGGGAAGCCCAACTGGGAGCACCTGAGCGAGGACCTCCACGTCCTGATCACGGTGGAGGACACACACAACCGAGCCAAGATCAAGCTCCAGCGAGCCATCAACGAGGTCAAGAAACTCCTCGTCCCCGCT GCCGAGGGCGAAGACAACCTGAAGAAGATGCAGCTGATGGAGCTGGCCATCCTCAACGGGACGTACAGAGACGCCAATGTCAAGACGC CCACCGCCGCCTTCCCGCTCGCGACCCCCCAGGCGCCCCGGATCATCACGGGCCCGACGCCCGTCCTGCCGCCCACCCTGCGCAACCCCGCCCCCGTCACCACGCCCACCATCATGCCGCTGATCCGTCAGATCCAGAGCTCCGCCCTCGTGCCGGGAGCCAATCCGCACCCGGCGCTGGTGCAGCAGGGGCCCGAGTCCGGGATCATCTACACGCCCTACGAGTACCCGTACACGCTCACGCCCTCCATATTGGAATACCCCATCGACTCAACCGGAGTATTAG GTGCCATGACCACTAAGGTACGACGCCACGACAAGAGAATCCATCCTTACCAAAGGGTAgtgaccacagacagag CTGCCACGGCAACTAACCCatga
- the qki2 gene encoding protein quaking-B isoform X3 translates to MVGETEVKERPKSNPDYLMQLMNDRKVMSSLPNFSGIFTHLERLLDEEIGRVRKDMYNDTLNGGMFNGRDLEELPEAIGPVAQLQEKLYVPVKEYPDFNFVGRILGPRGLTAKQLEAETGCKIMVRGKGSMRDKKKEEMNRGKPNWEHLSEDLHVLITVEDTHNRAKIKLQRAINEVKKLLVPAAEGEDNLKKMQLMELAILNGTYRDANVKTPTAAFPLATPQAPRIITGPTPVLPPTLRNPAPVTTPTIMPLIRQIQSSALVPGANPHPALVQQGPESGIIYTPYEYPYTLTPSILEYPIDSTGVLAGAMTTKVRRHDKRIHPYQRVVTTDRAATATNP, encoded by the exons ATGGTTGGGGAGACAGAGGTGAAGGAGAGACCCAAGTCCAACCCGGACTACCTGATGCAGCTGATGAACGACCGGAAGGTGATGAGCTCGCTGCCCAACTTCAGCGGCATCTTCACGCATCTGGAGCGGCTGCTGGATGAAG AAATCGGCCGGGTGCGGAAGGACATGTACAACGACACGCTGAACGGCGGCATGTTCAACGGGAgggacctggaggagctgccggAAGCCATCGGCCCCGtggctcagctgcaggagaagctctACGTGCCCGTCAAAGAGTACCCCGAC ttTAACTTTGTCGGGAGGATCCTGGGCCCTCGGGGACTGACCGCCAAACAACTGGAAGCAGAGACCGGATGTAAAATCATGGTTCGAGGAAAAGGCTCCATGAGAGACAAGAAGAAG GAGGAGATGAACCGAGGGAAGCCCAACTGGGAGCACCTGAGCGAGGACCTCCACGTCCTGATCACGGTGGAGGACACACACAACCGAGCCAAGATCAAGCTCCAGCGAGCCATCAACGAGGTCAAGAAACTCCTCGTCCCCGCT GCCGAGGGCGAAGACAACCTGAAGAAGATGCAGCTGATGGAGCTGGCCATCCTCAACGGGACGTACAGAGACGCCAATGTCAAGACGC CCACCGCCGCCTTCCCGCTCGCGACCCCCCAGGCGCCCCGGATCATCACGGGCCCGACGCCCGTCCTGCCGCCCACCCTGCGCAACCCCGCCCCCGTCACCACGCCCACCATCATGCCGCTGATCCGTCAGATCCAGAGCTCCGCCCTCGTGCCGGGAGCCAATCCGCACCCGGCGCTGGTGCAGCAGGGGCCCGAGTCCGGGATCATCTACACGCCCTACGAGTACCCGTACACGCTCACGCCCTCCATATTGGAATACCCCATCGACTCAACCGGAGTATTAG CAGGTGCCATGACCACTAAGGTACGACGCCACGACAAGAGAATCCATCCTTACCAAAGGGTAgtgaccacagacagag CTGCCACGGCAACTAACCCatga
- the qki2 gene encoding protein quaking-B isoform X5: MVGETEVKERPKSNPDYLMQLMNDRKVMSSLPNFSGIFTHLERLLDEEIGRVRKDMYNDTLNGGMFNGRDLEELPEAIGPVAQLQEKLYVPVKEYPDFNFVGRILGPRGLTAKQLEAETGCKIMVRGKGSMRDKKKEEMNRGKPNWEHLSEDLHVLITVEDTHNRAKIKLQRAINEVKKLLVPAAEGEDNLKKMQLMELAILNGTYRDANVKTPTAAFPLATPQAPRIITGPTPVLPPTLRNPAPVTTPTIMPLIRQIQSSALVPGANPHPALVQQGPESGIIYTPYEYPYTLTPSILEYPIDSTGVLGMAFPTKG; this comes from the exons ATGGTTGGGGAGACAGAGGTGAAGGAGAGACCCAAGTCCAACCCGGACTACCTGATGCAGCTGATGAACGACCGGAAGGTGATGAGCTCGCTGCCCAACTTCAGCGGCATCTTCACGCATCTGGAGCGGCTGCTGGATGAAG AAATCGGCCGGGTGCGGAAGGACATGTACAACGACACGCTGAACGGCGGCATGTTCAACGGGAgggacctggaggagctgccggAAGCCATCGGCCCCGtggctcagctgcaggagaagctctACGTGCCCGTCAAAGAGTACCCCGAC ttTAACTTTGTCGGGAGGATCCTGGGCCCTCGGGGACTGACCGCCAAACAACTGGAAGCAGAGACCGGATGTAAAATCATGGTTCGAGGAAAAGGCTCCATGAGAGACAAGAAGAAG GAGGAGATGAACCGAGGGAAGCCCAACTGGGAGCACCTGAGCGAGGACCTCCACGTCCTGATCACGGTGGAGGACACACACAACCGAGCCAAGATCAAGCTCCAGCGAGCCATCAACGAGGTCAAGAAACTCCTCGTCCCCGCT GCCGAGGGCGAAGACAACCTGAAGAAGATGCAGCTGATGGAGCTGGCCATCCTCAACGGGACGTACAGAGACGCCAATGTCAAGACGC CCACCGCCGCCTTCCCGCTCGCGACCCCCCAGGCGCCCCGGATCATCACGGGCCCGACGCCCGTCCTGCCGCCCACCCTGCGCAACCCCGCCCCCGTCACCACGCCCACCATCATGCCGCTGATCCGTCAGATCCAGAGCTCCGCCCTCGTGCCGGGAGCCAATCCGCACCCGGCGCTGGTGCAGCAGGGGCCCGAGTCCGGGATCATCTACACGCCCTACGAGTACCCGTACACGCTCACGCCCTCCATATTGGAATACCCCATCGACTCAACCGGAGTATTAG GTATGGCTTTCCCAACCAAAGGCTAA
- the qki2 gene encoding protein quaking-B isoform X1 yields MVGETEVKERPKSNPDYLMQLMNDRKVMSSLPNFSGIFTHLERLLDEEIGRVRKDMYNDTLNGGMFNGRDLEELPEAIGPVAQLQEKLYVPVKEYPDFNFVGRILGPRGLTAKQLEAETGCKIMVRGKGSMRDKKKEEMNRGKPNWEHLSEDLHVLITVEDTHNRAKIKLQRAINEVKKLLVPAAEGEDNLKKMQLMELAILNGTYRDANVKTPTAAFPLATPQAPRIITGPTPVLPPTLRNPAPVTTPTIMPLIRQIQSSALVPGANPHPALVQQGPESGIIYTPYEYPYTLTPSILEYPIDSTGVLVPSSCVFAAGAMTTKVRRHDKRIHPYQRVVTTDRAATATNP; encoded by the exons ATGGTTGGGGAGACAGAGGTGAAGGAGAGACCCAAGTCCAACCCGGACTACCTGATGCAGCTGATGAACGACCGGAAGGTGATGAGCTCGCTGCCCAACTTCAGCGGCATCTTCACGCATCTGGAGCGGCTGCTGGATGAAG AAATCGGCCGGGTGCGGAAGGACATGTACAACGACACGCTGAACGGCGGCATGTTCAACGGGAgggacctggaggagctgccggAAGCCATCGGCCCCGtggctcagctgcaggagaagctctACGTGCCCGTCAAAGAGTACCCCGAC ttTAACTTTGTCGGGAGGATCCTGGGCCCTCGGGGACTGACCGCCAAACAACTGGAAGCAGAGACCGGATGTAAAATCATGGTTCGAGGAAAAGGCTCCATGAGAGACAAGAAGAAG GAGGAGATGAACCGAGGGAAGCCCAACTGGGAGCACCTGAGCGAGGACCTCCACGTCCTGATCACGGTGGAGGACACACACAACCGAGCCAAGATCAAGCTCCAGCGAGCCATCAACGAGGTCAAGAAACTCCTCGTCCCCGCT GCCGAGGGCGAAGACAACCTGAAGAAGATGCAGCTGATGGAGCTGGCCATCCTCAACGGGACGTACAGAGACGCCAATGTCAAGACGC CCACCGCCGCCTTCCCGCTCGCGACCCCCCAGGCGCCCCGGATCATCACGGGCCCGACGCCCGTCCTGCCGCCCACCCTGCGCAACCCCGCCCCCGTCACCACGCCCACCATCATGCCGCTGATCCGTCAGATCCAGAGCTCCGCCCTCGTGCCGGGAGCCAATCCGCACCCGGCGCTGGTGCAGCAGGGGCCCGAGTCCGGGATCATCTACACGCCCTACGAGTACCCGTACACGCTCACGCCCTCCATATTGGAATACCCCATCGACTCAACCGGAGTATTAG TCCCTTCTTCCTGTGTTTTCGCAG CAGGTGCCATGACCACTAAGGTACGACGCCACGACAAGAGAATCCATCCTTACCAAAGGGTAgtgaccacagacagag CTGCCACGGCAACTAACCCatga